In one Chionomys nivalis chromosome 13, mChiNiv1.1, whole genome shotgun sequence genomic region, the following are encoded:
- the Rnf44 gene encoding RING finger protein 44 isoform X4, with product MLHPATQQSPFMVDPHEQVHQGPVPLSYTVTTVTTQGFPLPTSQHIPGCSAQQLPACSVMFSGQHYPLCCLPPPQLIQACTMQQLPVPYHTYPHLISSDHYILHPPPPAPPPQPTHMAPLGQFVSLQTQHPRLSLQRLDNDMDLRGDQHPLGSFTYSTSATGPALSPSVPLHYLPHEPLHQELSFGVPYSHMMPRRLSTQRYRLQQPLPLPPPPPPPPPSYYPSFLPSFLSMLPMSPTTMGPTISLDLDVDDMENYEALLNLAERLGDAKPRGLTKADIEQLPSYRFNPDSHQSEQTLCVVCFSDFEVRQLLRVLPCNHEFHAKCVDKWLKANRTCPICRADASEVPREAE from the exons ATGCTGCACCCGGCCACCCAGCAGAGCCCGTTCATGGTTGATCCCCACGAACAG GTGCACCAGGGGCCTGTCCCTCTGTCCTACACAGTCACCACAGTGACCACCCAAGGCTTCCCCTTGCCTACAAGCCAACACATCCCTGGCTGCAGTGCCCAGCAGCTCCCAGCATGCTCCGTGATGTTCAGTGGGCAGCACTACCCCCTCTGCTGCCTCCCACCTCCA CAGCTGATCCAGGCATGTACCATGCAGCAGCTCCCTGTGCCCTACCATACCTACCCCCACCTCATCTCCAGTGACCACTACATTCTTCACCCCCCGCCACCGGCCCCACCGCCTCAACCTACCCACATGGCACCACTCGGGCAGTTTGTGTCCCTGCAGACCCAGCACCCACGTCTG tccctgcaGCGTCTGGACAATGATATGGACCTTCGAGGGGATCAGCACCCCTTAGGTAGCTTCACTTACTCCACCTCTGCCACTGGCCCAGCCTTGTCACCCTCAGTGCCCCTTCACTACCTACCCCATGAGCCACTACACCAGGAGCTGTCCTTTGGTGTG CCATATTCCCACATGATGCCACGGAGACTGAGCACACAGAGATACCGTCTCCAGCAGCCGCTGCCGCTGCCACCgccaccgccgccaccaccaccatcttatTACCCaagcttcctcccctccttcct TTCAATGCTGCCAATGTCACCGACCACCATGGGCCCCACCATCAGCCTGGATCTGGATGTGGATGACATGGAGAATTATGAG GCCCTCCTGAACCTGGCTGAGCGGCTGGGAGATGCCAAGCCCCGCGGCCTCACCAAAGCAGACATAGAGCAGCTGCCATCATACCGCTTTAACCCTGACAGCCATCAGTCTGAGCAGACTCT GTGTGTGGTCTGCTTCAGTGACTTTGAGGTGCGGCAGCTGCTCCGAGTCCTGCCCTGCAACCATGAGTTCCATGCCAAGTGTGTTGACAAGTGGTTGAAG GCCAACCGGACCTGTCCCATTTGCCGGGCTGATGCCTCCGAGGTGCCCAGGGAGGCTGAGTGA
- the Rnf44 gene encoding RING finger protein 44 isoform X1, producing the protein MRPWALAVTKWPPSAPVGHWRFSTRPSSRPGQLWGSLGHEGPLASPPTQDEHFPSQQLLPRPSHPSVEEHRASAPAGRSPRMLHPATQQSPFMVDPHEQVHQGPVPLSYTVTTVTTQGFPLPTSQHIPGCSAQQLPACSVMFSGQHYPLCCLPPPQLIQACTMQQLPVPYHTYPHLISSDHYILHPPPPAPPPQPTHMAPLGQFVSLQTQHPRLSLQRLDNDMDLRGDQHPLGSFTYSTSATGPALSPSVPLHYLPHEPLHQELSFGVPYSHMMPRRLSTQRYRLQQPLPLPPPPPPPPPSYYPSFLPSFLSMLPMSPTTMGPTISLDLDVDDMENYEALLNLAERLGDAKPRGLTKADIEQLPSYRFNPDSHQSEQTLCVVCFSDFEVRQLLRVLPCNHEFHAKCVDKWLKANRTCPICRADASEVPREAE; encoded by the exons ATGAGACCATGGGCTTTGGCAGTGACTAAGTGGCCACCCTCTGCCCCTGTGGGTCACTGGCGATTCTCCACAAGACCTAGCAGCCGTCCAGGCCAGCTCTGGGGAAG CCTTGGCCACGAGGGGCCCCTGGCCAGCCCACCTACCCAGGATGAGCACTTCCCCTCCCAGCAGCTGCTGCCCCGACCGTCACACCCCTCTGTAGAGGAGCACCGAGCCTCAGCTCCTGCCGGCAGGAGCCCACGAATGCTGCACCCGGCCACCCAGCAGAGCCCGTTCATGGTTGATCCCCACGAACAG GTGCACCAGGGGCCTGTCCCTCTGTCCTACACAGTCACCACAGTGACCACCCAAGGCTTCCCCTTGCCTACAAGCCAACACATCCCTGGCTGCAGTGCCCAGCAGCTCCCAGCATGCTCCGTGATGTTCAGTGGGCAGCACTACCCCCTCTGCTGCCTCCCACCTCCA CAGCTGATCCAGGCATGTACCATGCAGCAGCTCCCTGTGCCCTACCATACCTACCCCCACCTCATCTCCAGTGACCACTACATTCTTCACCCCCCGCCACCGGCCCCACCGCCTCAACCTACCCACATGGCACCACTCGGGCAGTTTGTGTCCCTGCAGACCCAGCACCCACGTCTG tccctgcaGCGTCTGGACAATGATATGGACCTTCGAGGGGATCAGCACCCCTTAGGTAGCTTCACTTACTCCACCTCTGCCACTGGCCCAGCCTTGTCACCCTCAGTGCCCCTTCACTACCTACCCCATGAGCCACTACACCAGGAGCTGTCCTTTGGTGTG CCATATTCCCACATGATGCCACGGAGACTGAGCACACAGAGATACCGTCTCCAGCAGCCGCTGCCGCTGCCACCgccaccgccgccaccaccaccatcttatTACCCaagcttcctcccctccttcct TTCAATGCTGCCAATGTCACCGACCACCATGGGCCCCACCATCAGCCTGGATCTGGATGTGGATGACATGGAGAATTATGAG GCCCTCCTGAACCTGGCTGAGCGGCTGGGAGATGCCAAGCCCCGCGGCCTCACCAAAGCAGACATAGAGCAGCTGCCATCATACCGCTTTAACCCTGACAGCCATCAGTCTGAGCAGACTCT GTGTGTGGTCTGCTTCAGTGACTTTGAGGTGCGGCAGCTGCTCCGAGTCCTGCCCTGCAACCATGAGTTCCATGCCAAGTGTGTTGACAAGTGGTTGAAG GCCAACCGGACCTGTCCCATTTGCCGGGCTGATGCCTCCGAGGTGCCCAGGGAGGCTGAGTGA
- the Rnf44 gene encoding RING finger protein 44 isoform X3, whose product MSGAPLSSWGSSVWCSLGHEGPLASPPTQDEHFPSQQLLPRPSHPSVEEHRASAPAGRSPRMLHPATQQSPFMVDPHEQVHQGPVPLSYTVTTVTTQGFPLPTSQHIPGCSAQQLPACSVMFSGQHYPLCCLPPPQLIQACTMQQLPVPYHTYPHLISSDHYILHPPPPAPPPQPTHMAPLGQFVSLQTQHPRLSLQRLDNDMDLRGDQHPLGSFTYSTSATGPALSPSVPLHYLPHEPLHQELSFGVPYSHMMPRRLSTQRYRLQQPLPLPPPPPPPPPSYYPSFLPSFLSMLPMSPTTMGPTISLDLDVDDMENYEALLNLAERLGDAKPRGLTKADIEQLPSYRFNPDSHQSEQTLCVVCFSDFEVRQLLRVLPCNHEFHAKCVDKWLKANRTCPICRADASEVPREAE is encoded by the exons ATGAGTGGCGCTCCTCTGTCCTCTTGGGGCTCCTCTGTGTGGTGCAGCCTTGGCCACGAGGGGCCCCTGGCCAGCCCACCTACCCAGGATGAGCACTTCCCCTCCCAGCAGCTGCTGCCCCGACCGTCACACCCCTCTGTAGAGGAGCACCGAGCCTCAGCTCCTGCCGGCAGGAGCCCACGAATGCTGCACCCGGCCACCCAGCAGAGCCCGTTCATGGTTGATCCCCACGAACAG GTGCACCAGGGGCCTGTCCCTCTGTCCTACACAGTCACCACAGTGACCACCCAAGGCTTCCCCTTGCCTACAAGCCAACACATCCCTGGCTGCAGTGCCCAGCAGCTCCCAGCATGCTCCGTGATGTTCAGTGGGCAGCACTACCCCCTCTGCTGCCTCCCACCTCCA CAGCTGATCCAGGCATGTACCATGCAGCAGCTCCCTGTGCCCTACCATACCTACCCCCACCTCATCTCCAGTGACCACTACATTCTTCACCCCCCGCCACCGGCCCCACCGCCTCAACCTACCCACATGGCACCACTCGGGCAGTTTGTGTCCCTGCAGACCCAGCACCCACGTCTG tccctgcaGCGTCTGGACAATGATATGGACCTTCGAGGGGATCAGCACCCCTTAGGTAGCTTCACTTACTCCACCTCTGCCACTGGCCCAGCCTTGTCACCCTCAGTGCCCCTTCACTACCTACCCCATGAGCCACTACACCAGGAGCTGTCCTTTGGTGTG CCATATTCCCACATGATGCCACGGAGACTGAGCACACAGAGATACCGTCTCCAGCAGCCGCTGCCGCTGCCACCgccaccgccgccaccaccaccatcttatTACCCaagcttcctcccctccttcct TTCAATGCTGCCAATGTCACCGACCACCATGGGCCCCACCATCAGCCTGGATCTGGATGTGGATGACATGGAGAATTATGAG GCCCTCCTGAACCTGGCTGAGCGGCTGGGAGATGCCAAGCCCCGCGGCCTCACCAAAGCAGACATAGAGCAGCTGCCATCATACCGCTTTAACCCTGACAGCCATCAGTCTGAGCAGACTCT GTGTGTGGTCTGCTTCAGTGACTTTGAGGTGCGGCAGCTGCTCCGAGTCCTGCCCTGCAACCATGAGTTCCATGCCAAGTGTGTTGACAAGTGGTTGAAG GCCAACCGGACCTGTCCCATTTGCCGGGCTGATGCCTCCGAGGTGCCCAGGGAGGCTGAGTGA
- the Rnf44 gene encoding RING finger protein 44 isoform X2 translates to MRPWALAVTKWPPSAPVGHWRFSTRPSSRPGQLWGSLGHEGPLASPPTQDEHFPSQQLLPRPSHPSVEEHRASAPAGRSPRMLHPATQQSPFMVDPHEQVHQGPVPLSYTVTTVTTQGFPLPTSQHIPGCSAQQLPACSVMFSGQHYPLCCLPPPLIQACTMQQLPVPYHTYPHLISSDHYILHPPPPAPPPQPTHMAPLGQFVSLQTQHPRLSLQRLDNDMDLRGDQHPLGSFTYSTSATGPALSPSVPLHYLPHEPLHQELSFGVPYSHMMPRRLSTQRYRLQQPLPLPPPPPPPPPSYYPSFLPSFLSMLPMSPTTMGPTISLDLDVDDMENYEALLNLAERLGDAKPRGLTKADIEQLPSYRFNPDSHQSEQTLCVVCFSDFEVRQLLRVLPCNHEFHAKCVDKWLKANRTCPICRADASEVPREAE, encoded by the exons ATGAGACCATGGGCTTTGGCAGTGACTAAGTGGCCACCCTCTGCCCCTGTGGGTCACTGGCGATTCTCCACAAGACCTAGCAGCCGTCCAGGCCAGCTCTGGGGAAG CCTTGGCCACGAGGGGCCCCTGGCCAGCCCACCTACCCAGGATGAGCACTTCCCCTCCCAGCAGCTGCTGCCCCGACCGTCACACCCCTCTGTAGAGGAGCACCGAGCCTCAGCTCCTGCCGGCAGGAGCCCACGAATGCTGCACCCGGCCACCCAGCAGAGCCCGTTCATGGTTGATCCCCACGAACAG GTGCACCAGGGGCCTGTCCCTCTGTCCTACACAGTCACCACAGTGACCACCCAAGGCTTCCCCTTGCCTACAAGCCAACACATCCCTGGCTGCAGTGCCCAGCAGCTCCCAGCATGCTCCGTGATGTTCAGTGGGCAGCACTACCCCCTCTGCTGCCTCCCACCTCCA CTGATCCAGGCATGTACCATGCAGCAGCTCCCTGTGCCCTACCATACCTACCCCCACCTCATCTCCAGTGACCACTACATTCTTCACCCCCCGCCACCGGCCCCACCGCCTCAACCTACCCACATGGCACCACTCGGGCAGTTTGTGTCCCTGCAGACCCAGCACCCACGTCTG tccctgcaGCGTCTGGACAATGATATGGACCTTCGAGGGGATCAGCACCCCTTAGGTAGCTTCACTTACTCCACCTCTGCCACTGGCCCAGCCTTGTCACCCTCAGTGCCCCTTCACTACCTACCCCATGAGCCACTACACCAGGAGCTGTCCTTTGGTGTG CCATATTCCCACATGATGCCACGGAGACTGAGCACACAGAGATACCGTCTCCAGCAGCCGCTGCCGCTGCCACCgccaccgccgccaccaccaccatcttatTACCCaagcttcctcccctccttcct TTCAATGCTGCCAATGTCACCGACCACCATGGGCCCCACCATCAGCCTGGATCTGGATGTGGATGACATGGAGAATTATGAG GCCCTCCTGAACCTGGCTGAGCGGCTGGGAGATGCCAAGCCCCGCGGCCTCACCAAAGCAGACATAGAGCAGCTGCCATCATACCGCTTTAACCCTGACAGCCATCAGTCTGAGCAGACTCT GTGTGTGGTCTGCTTCAGTGACTTTGAGGTGCGGCAGCTGCTCCGAGTCCTGCCCTGCAACCATGAGTTCCATGCCAAGTGTGTTGACAAGTGGTTGAAG GCCAACCGGACCTGTCCCATTTGCCGGGCTGATGCCTCCGAGGTGCCCAGGGAGGCTGAGTGA